A portion of the Lysinibacillus timonensis genome contains these proteins:
- a CDS encoding ring-cleaving dioxygenase has protein sequence MQKHTAGIHHITAIVGHPQENIDFYAGVLGLRLVKKTVNFDDPGTYHLYFGNEGGKPGSIITFFPWPNAYRGRIGDGQVGVTTYVVPLGAIDFWKQRLTKFDVEFSVTERFGESYLQFDDPHGLHLEIVEREEGDLNEWSFGGITKDVAIKGFGGAVLYSSRPQETVNTLVKVMGLEKVYHEGEYTRFKANGDIGNIIDLKMTTGLKGRMGVGTVHHIAWRAKDNADHLEWQAFAMDNGQHVTEIKDRNYFNAIYFRESGEILFEIATDPPGFAHDETYETMGSELKLPLQYEHLRQSLEMSLIPIEVRPLD, from the coding sequence ATGCAAAAGCATACTGCAGGAATACACCATATTACGGCAATTGTTGGACATCCACAGGAAAATATTGATTTTTACGCGGGTGTTCTAGGTCTACGTTTAGTAAAGAAAACGGTCAATTTCGATGATCCTGGTACGTATCATTTATATTTTGGCAATGAGGGTGGAAAACCTGGTTCAATTATTACCTTCTTCCCTTGGCCAAATGCTTACCGTGGAAGGATTGGTGATGGTCAAGTAGGAGTCACAACTTATGTAGTGCCACTAGGCGCTATTGATTTTTGGAAACAGAGATTAACAAAGTTTGATGTTGAATTTTCAGTTACTGAACGATTTGGTGAATCGTATTTACAATTTGACGATCCACATGGACTCCATCTTGAAATTGTTGAACGTGAAGAAGGGGATTTAAACGAATGGTCATTCGGTGGAATAACAAAAGATGTTGCTATAAAAGGCTTTGGGGGGGCAGTTCTTTATTCAAGTCGTCCACAAGAGACAGTGAATACGTTAGTTAAAGTTATGGGTCTTGAAAAAGTATACCATGAAGGGGAATATACTAGATTTAAAGCCAATGGAGATATTGGAAATATTATTGATTTAAAAATGACAACTGGTTTGAAAGGCAGAATGGGAGTAGGGACTGTTCATCATATTGCTTGGCGCGCAAAAGACAATGCTGACCATTTAGAATGGCAAGCGTTCGCAATGGACAATGGTCAACACGTGACAGAAATAAAGGATCGAAATTACTTTAATGCAATATACTTTCGAGAATCAGGAGAAATTCTATTTGAAATTGCAACAGATCCTCCAGGTTTTGCACATGATGAAACTTATGAGACAATGGGTAGCGAATTAAAACTACCTTTGCAATACGAACATTTACGTCAAAGTTTAGAAATGTCGTTGATTCCAATAGAAGTTCGTCCACTAGATTAA
- a CDS encoding alpha/beta hydrolase: MQHIFKEGSDTKKPVLLLLHGTGGNENDLLPLADIVDPTASVLSVRGNVLENGMPRFFKRLAEGVFDIDDLIFRTNEINQFLDSAAKEYKFDRHNIVAIGYSNGANIAASLLFHYADSLKGAILHHPMVPRRGMELPNLDGTDVFIAAGVNDPICPQQESVELKELLEGAGATVEIQWENRGHQLTMSEVQAAKAWYENKLN, translated from the coding sequence ATGCAACATATATTTAAAGAGGGATCCGATACGAAAAAGCCCGTGCTATTACTATTACATGGGACTGGTGGAAATGAGAATGACTTATTACCTTTAGCAGATATCGTTGATCCAACAGCATCTGTACTTAGTGTAAGAGGTAATGTTTTAGAAAATGGTATGCCGCGTTTCTTTAAGCGTCTTGCGGAAGGGGTGTTTGATATCGATGATCTAATATTCCGCACGAATGAAATTAATCAATTTTTAGACAGCGCAGCCAAAGAATACAAATTTGACCGACATAACATTGTTGCCATTGGATATTCAAATGGTGCAAACATAGCTGCAAGTTTATTATTCCATTATGCTGATTCGTTGAAAGGGGCTATTCTTCATCATCCAATGGTACCTAGACGTGGTATGGAACTGCCTAATCTAGATGGAACAGATGTTTTTATCGCTGCAGGTGTAAACGATCCTATTTGCCCACAACAGGAATCTGTAGAACTAAAAGAATTACTTGAAGGTGCAGGAGCTACTGTTGAAATTCAATGGGAAAACCGTGGACATCAATTAACAATGAGTGAAGTTCAAGCAGCAAAGGCTTGGTACGAAAATAAATTAAATTAG
- a CDS encoding EAL and HDOD domain-containing protein yields the protein MRVFVARQPIFNTTGDVIAYELLYRNSEINTFPNISGDQATTDVVINSFISIGIEEITNGKPCFINFTENLLTMKLPTNLPPEVMVVEILESVEPNENLIQICKELKELGYRIALDDFIFNKENIYLYQLLNYTDIIKVDVQNTSATMVSEIEDVAKQYNIELLAEKVETNQEYLAFVKKGYTYFQGYFFSKPTILSTHDMPLYFYSYIDILKQLSTSEPRIDMIAQIVERDLSLSYKLLKLINSTAFRRKAKISSIKQAIVLLGLQEFQKYIYILSVRDSQNNELGISSEIIRISLVRAKMCESLRSLISTTLPSTGYFMAGMFSLIDALLGVTMEEILNKLPLDDAITDALIGVNNDYKSALDLVISIEKGEWALASERCAAMLVDEGTVCSLYTDALNWSNELLREESLIEP from the coding sequence ATGAGAGTCTTCGTAGCGAGACAGCCAATTTTTAATACAACTGGCGATGTGATTGCTTATGAGTTACTTTATCGAAATAGTGAAATCAATACATTTCCGAACATAAGTGGAGATCAGGCGACAACAGATGTTGTAATTAATAGCTTTATTAGTATTGGTATCGAAGAAATTACCAACGGGAAACCTTGCTTTATAAACTTTACCGAAAATCTATTAACAATGAAATTACCGACTAATCTCCCTCCAGAGGTTATGGTAGTAGAGATACTAGAATCCGTTGAACCTAATGAAAACTTAATTCAGATTTGTAAAGAACTAAAAGAACTTGGATACAGAATTGCTTTGGATGACTTCATCTTTAATAAAGAAAATATTTACCTTTATCAATTACTTAACTATACAGATATTATTAAGGTAGATGTCCAAAATACTTCAGCAACAATGGTCAGTGAAATTGAAGATGTTGCCAAACAATATAATATAGAACTGTTAGCAGAAAAAGTTGAAACTAATCAAGAATATCTGGCATTTGTAAAGAAAGGTTATACCTATTTCCAGGGATATTTTTTCTCTAAACCAACCATATTATCAACTCATGATATGCCGTTATATTTCTATTCTTACATCGACATATTGAAACAACTATCAACATCAGAACCCCGTATCGATATGATTGCTCAGATAGTCGAAAGAGATTTATCTTTATCTTACAAATTATTAAAATTAATAAACTCAACTGCATTTCGCAGAAAAGCAAAAATATCTTCCATTAAACAGGCTATTGTGTTATTAGGACTCCAAGAATTCCAAAAGTATATCTATATCTTATCAGTTAGAGACTCTCAAAATAATGAACTAGGGATTTCGAGTGAAATTATCCGTATTAGTTTAGTACGGGCGAAAATGTGTGAATCACTAAGATCATTAATATCCACAACACTTCCATCTACGGGTTATTTTATGGCGGGGATGTTTTCTTTAATTGATGCACTTTTGGGCGTTACTATGGAAGAAATTCTCAATAAATTACCATTAGATGATGCAATTACTGATGCTTTAATAGGGGTTAACAATGATTACAAATCTGCTCTTGATTTAGTAATATCAATAGAAAAGGGCGAATGGGCTTTGGCTAGTGAAAGGTGTGCCGCTATGTTAGTTGATGAAGGAACAGTTTGTTCCCTCTATACAGATGCCCTAAATTGGTCCAACGAACTATTGCGTGAGGAAAGTTTAATTGAACCGTAA